A genomic stretch from Clavelina lepadiformis chromosome 5, kaClaLepa1.1, whole genome shotgun sequence includes:
- the LOC143459315 gene encoding translation initiation factor eIF2B subunit beta-like, with protein sequence MDQFILDLKQEKFNGSYDLAYKVINHLRKLISQTRWAHAKELMGVIRKEGKQLVAAQPSEYVIGNMVRRVLKIVREEYVRLLGKSEEFANTESLHKMLTSAETEDEKYMKSLKELKTTVMEAVSEYIDEMDASIHNIAAQAIEHIHSNEVILTIGKSRTVEAFLKQAAKKRKFHVIVVEGAPLYHGHELAASLAAHNIETTIITDSAVFAMMSRVNKVIIGTHSVLANGGLKAVSGAHIVAQAAYQHAVPLIVLGAMFKLCLLHYSDIGGSEATFNRLASPHRVLDYYKAGSQDLCNVQVYCPTFDYVPPELVTLFISNIGGNAPSYMYRLLSEMYHPNDHEL encoded by the coding sequence atggatCAGTTTATATTAGATTTAAAGCAGGAAAAGTTTAATGGTTCTTATGATCTTGCATATAAAGTTATAAACCATTTGCGAAAACTTATTAGCCAAACAAGATGGGCACATGCTAAGGAACTAATGGGAGTCATTCGAAAGGAAGGAAAGCAGCTAGTAGCTGCACAGCCATCGGAATATGTTATTGGAAATATGGTTCGTAGAGTCCTTAAAATTGTCCGTGAAGAGTATGTGAGATTACTTGGAAAGTCTGAGGAGTTTGCTAATACTGAATCCCTTCATAAGATGTTAACTTCAGCTGAAACTGAAGATGAAAAGTACATGAAATCTTTGAAAGAACTGAAAACAACTGTAATGGAAGCCGTTAGTGAATACATTGATGAAATGGATGCATCTATTCACAACATTGCTGCTCAAGCTATAGAGCACATCCATTCCAATGAAGTAATACTAACTATTGGAAAATCTCGAACTGTTGAAGCATTCCTTAAACAAGCAGCTAAGAAGAGAAAATTTCATGTGATAGTAGTGGAAGGAGCTCCCCTATATCATGGGCATGAGCTTGCTGCATCATTAGCCGCTCATAACATTGAAACAACAATTATTACCGATTCTGCAGTCTTTGCAATGATGTCCAGAGTCAATAAAGTAATAATCGGTACACATTCCGTTCTTGCTAATGGCGGGTTAAAGGCAGTCAGCGGTGCTCATATTGTAGCACAAGCTGCTTACCAGCATGCAGTGCCATTAATTGTGTTAGGTGCCATGTTTAAATTATGCCTGTTGCATTATTCGGACATAGGAGGTAGCGAGGCTACTTTCAACAGACTTGCTTCTCCTCATCGAGTTTTGGATTACTACAAAGCAGGTTCCCAGGATCTGTGTAATGTTCAAGTGTACTGCCCAACATTTGATTATGTTCCCCCAGAACTTGTAACATTGTTTATTTCCAACATTGGTGGAAACGCCCCATCGTACAT